Proteins co-encoded in one Setaria viridis chromosome 9, Setaria_viridis_v4.0, whole genome shotgun sequence genomic window:
- the LOC117840817 gene encoding E3 ubiquitin-protein ligase RGLG4 isoform X3, with translation MQKFDDKLPARDFDNFQFVNFTSIMARSTTAQQKESAFALAALMEVPIQYKATVELGILGRTTGKAKRVQPAPPPLPQRQSSLRRGSSNVSTASAPSLRNDQVCPIYLTNAKDLAFGCGHMEQCLHLEP, from the exons ATGCAGAAGTTCGACGACAAGCTCCCGGCACGTGACTTCGACAACTTCCAG TTCGTCAACTTCACTTCGATCATGGCGAGGAGCACGACGGCGCAGCAGAAGGAGTCGGCGTTCGCTCTCGCCGCGCTCATGGAGGTCCCCATCCAGTACAAGGCCACCGTCGAGCTCGGCATCCTAGG TCGAACGACTGGGAAAGCTAAGAGGGTTCagccggcaccgccgccactgccgcagAGGCAGTCGTCGTTAAGGAGGGGGAGCAGCAACGTTAGCACTGCATCAGCGCCATCTCTGAGAAATGATCAG GTGTGCCCAATCTACCTGACCAATGCCAAGGATCTAGCATTTGGTTGTGGCCACATG gaacaatgccttcatcTTGAGCCATAG
- the LOC117840817 gene encoding E3 ubiquitin-protein ligase RGLG4 isoform X2 has product MQKFDDKLPARDFDNFQFVNFTSIMARSTTAQQKESAFALAALMEVPIQYKATVELGILGRTTGKAKRVQPAPPPLPQRQSSLRRGSSNVSTASAPSLRNDQVCPIYLTNAKDLAFGCGHMFILYLHLQREHWLLHLEQEQCLHLEP; this is encoded by the exons ATGCAGAAGTTCGACGACAAGCTCCCGGCACGTGACTTCGACAACTTCCAG TTCGTCAACTTCACTTCGATCATGGCGAGGAGCACGACGGCGCAGCAGAAGGAGTCGGCGTTCGCTCTCGCCGCGCTCATGGAGGTCCCCATCCAGTACAAGGCCACCGTCGAGCTCGGCATCCTAGG TCGAACGACTGGGAAAGCTAAGAGGGTTCagccggcaccgccgccactgccgcagAGGCAGTCGTCGTTAAGGAGGGGGAGCAGCAACGTTAGCACTGCATCAGCGCCATCTCTGAGAAATGATCAG GTGTGCCCAATCTACCTGACCAATGCCAAGGATCTAGCATTTGGTTGTGGCCACATG TTCATATTGTACCTGCACCTTCAGCGAGAGCATTGGCTTCTTCATCTTGAgcaggaacaatgccttcatcTTGAGCCATAG
- the LOC117840817 gene encoding E3 ubiquitin-protein ligase RGLG4 isoform X1, whose product MQKFDDKLPARDFDNFQFVNFTSIMARSTTAQQKESAFALAALMEVPIQYKATVELGILGRTTGKAKRVQPAPPPLPQRQSSLRRGSSNVSTASAPSLRNDQVCPIYLTNAKDLAFGCGHMCCRECGESLTRCPICRQPKQCFFVNL is encoded by the exons ATGCAGAAGTTCGACGACAAGCTCCCGGCACGTGACTTCGACAACTTCCAG TTCGTCAACTTCACTTCGATCATGGCGAGGAGCACGACGGCGCAGCAGAAGGAGTCGGCGTTCGCTCTCGCCGCGCTCATGGAGGTCCCCATCCAGTACAAGGCCACCGTCGAGCTCGGCATCCTAGG TCGAACGACTGGGAAAGCTAAGAGGGTTCagccggcaccgccgccactgccgcagAGGCAGTCGTCGTTAAGGAGGGGGAGCAGCAACGTTAGCACTGCATCAGCGCCATCTCTGAGAAATGATCAG GTGTGCCCAATCTACCTGACCAATGCCAAGGATCTAGCATTTGGTTGTGGCCACATG TGTTGCAGGGAATGTGGGGAGAGCCTCACCAGATGCCCTATATGTCGACAACCAAAACAGTGTTTCTTTGTGAATTTATAG
- the LOC117840815 gene encoding uncharacterized protein produces MSDVTADSAQSRRSPPPPSPSPSMPRFQQQPSGRQPPPPGADPFAFGIVAFIGICFVLISLSVPSSVLHQVPEGHVGVYWRGGALLKTITPPGFHLKLPWITQYEPIQVTLQTDQVRDIPCGTKGGVMISFDKIEVVNRLRKEFVHETLLNYGVHYDKTWIYDKIHHEINQFCSAHSLQQVYIDMFDQIDETMKEAIQRDCTRYAPGIEIISVRVTKPNIPGSIRRNFELMEEERTKALIAIEKQKVAEKEAETQKKIALSEAEKNAQVSKILMEQKLMEKDSSKRQEQIDNEMYLAREKALADANYYRILKEAEANKLKLTPEYLELRFMESIANNSKIFFGEKIPNMIMDQRLLKNYLNDVPRKDYSEL; encoded by the exons ATGTCCGACGTGACCGCCGACTCGGCGCagagccgccgctcgccgcccccgccgtcgccgtcgccgtcgatgcCGCGCTTCCAGCAGCAGCCGAGCGGGCGCCAGCCGCCCCCGCCGGGCGCCGACCCCTTCGCCTTCGGCATCGTCGCCTTCATCGGCATCTGCTTCgtgctg ATTTCACTCTCAGTTCCATCAAGCGTTCTGCATCAAGTTCCTGAAGGACATGTTGGGGTATACTGGAGAGGAGGTGCTCTTCTGAAGACAATCACTCCTCCAG GGTTTCATCTGAAACTCCCTTGGATCACCCAGTATGAGCCAATACAAGTTACACTTCAAACAGACCAG GTCAGAGATATTCCCTGTGGAACAAAAGGTGGTGTTATGATCAGCTTTGACAAGATAGAG GTTGTGAACCGCCTCCGTAAGGAGTTTGTGCATGAAACCCTACTCAATTATGGTGTGCACTATGACAAGACATGGATATATGATAAAATTCATCATGAGATAAACCAGTTCTGCAGTGCTCACAGTTTGCAGCAAGTTTACATTGACATGTTTGATCAG ATTGATGAAACAATGAAAGAAGCTATTCAAAGAGACTGCACACGCTATGCTCCTGGAATTGAAATCATCAGTGTTCGTGTTACAAAACCAAATATTCCTGGTAGCATTAGGAGAAATTTTGAACTTATGGAGGAGGAGCGTACAAAG GCACTGATCGCCATCGAGAAGCAAAAGGTAGCAGAGAAGGAGGCAGAAACACAGAAGAAAATTGCGCTATCTGAAGCAGAGAAGAACGCACAGGTGAGCAAGATCCTGATGGAGCAGAAACTGATGGAGAAAGACAGTTCCAAGAGGCAGGAGCAGATTGACAATGAAATGTACCTTGCACGAGAGAAAGCACTGGCAGATGCAAACTACTACAG GATCTTGAAGGAAGCAGAGGCTAACAAGCTCAAACTTACACCAGAGTATCTTGAGCTGAGGTTCATGGAATCAATCGCCAATAACTCGAAGATCTTCTTTGGTGAAAAG ATTCCAAACATGATCATGGATCAAAGGTTGCTTAAGAACTACCTTAATGATGTTCCGAGGAAGGATTATTCCGAATTATAG
- the LOC117840302 gene encoding PLASMODESMATA CALLOSE-BINDING PROTEIN 2: protein MEVALALVAAVLLLSSTLAASEFCVCRSDQPTTVLQKAIDFSCGPQGNADCSAILLGGGCYNPNTVAAHCSWAANSYYQNNKAKGATCDFDGAATISTTDPSFSGCTFPSSASASGTTAGTTTVGGATTGTLSPGVGTGFNGTSTGMGSSLGPTGTMDGAAAGLLPGAQLAAFLAAAILSFLALH from the exons ATGGAGGTGGCGTTAGCGCTTGTGGCCGCCGTGCTCCTCTTGTCCTCCACGCTCGCTGCCTCAG AGTTCTGCGTGTGCCGGTCGGACCAGCCGACGACGGTGCTGCAGAAGGCGATCGACTTCTCGTGCGGGCCCCAGGGCAACGCCGACTGCTCGGCCATCCTGCTGGGCGGCGGGTGCTACAACCCCAACACCGTCGCCGCGCACTGCTCCTGGGCCGCCAACAGCTACTACCAGAACAACAAGGCCAAGGGCGCCACCTGCGACTTCGACggcgccgccaccatctccaccaccgaCCCCA GTTTCTCCGGCTGCACTTTCCCTTCGAGTGCCAG TGCTTCCGGGACGACGGCGGGCACCACGAccgtgggcggcgcgacgacgggCACACTGAGCCCCGGCGTGGGCACCGGGTTCAACGGCACGAGCACGGGGATGGGCAGCAGCCTGGGGCCGACAGGCACCATggacggcgccgcggccggcctgCTCCCCGGCGCCCAGCTGgccgccttcctcgccgccgccatcctctccttcctcgctCTGCACTAG
- the LOC117840301 gene encoding putative receptor protein kinase ZmPK1 has translation MATFFTILLVLLSLLPLLSSAAPRDTLLLGSSLSVEKDQTDVLRSQDGAFTCGFYSIYTNAFTFSIWYTNSANKTVVWTADRGRPVHARGAAVTLQKGGALVLTDYDGAVVWQAEGGDSAGVQYAQLLDTGNLVMKNSSGIVVWQSFDSPTDTLLPTQRITASTKLVSTTGLHVPGHNIFHFTDTSILSLMYDDADVHEIYWPDPDNGEYENNRNRYNNTRFGGLDDTGNFFSSDLPNQQALVASDQGLGIKRRLTLDPDGNLRLYSLNSSDGRWLVSWIAMSQPCNIHGFCGPNGICHYLPAPTCLCPPGYAMSNPGNWSQGCRPLVDINCTVEQVQPVKFLPLPGTDYWGSDQMHVDQVSLQACKNICRSDCTCKGFMYQQGSGSCYPKSFLFNGKAFTPPRKAYRIMYLKLPMSVNISGISVAQTNVLVSRKYHPDCRQMSKTLMEPFPEVHKASQGEAKWFYFYGFAGAIFVLEVFSIASVWWFVLRRELGASEIQAVEEGYKVLTSNFRRYSYKELVKATRNFKDELGRGGSGIVYKGILDDSREVAVKMLENVRQCEEEFQAELRIIGRINHMNLVRIWGFCSESCHRMLVTEYIENGSLANILSNETILLEWRQRFNIALGVAKGLAYLHHECLEWVIHCDVKPENILLDQNLEPKIADFGLAKLLNRGGTNQNVSRVRGTIGYIAPEWISSLKITAKVDVYSYGVLLLELLLGKRVLDLAVGADEEVHKVLRKLVGTLADMLDRKEPSSIAEVVDCRLNGQFNYTQVRTLIRLSVSCLDEDRNKRPTMESIVQMLLLADDSRSIS, from the coding sequence ATGGCAACCTTCTTCACCATCCTTCTGGTCCTATTATCACTGCTTCCCCTCCTCTCGAGTGCTGCGCCTCGCGACACTCTACTGCTGGGATCCTCGCTCTCCGTGGAGAAGGACCAAACCGACGTCCTGCGCTCGCAGGATGGCGCTTTCACCTGCGGCTTCTACAGCATCTACACCAACGCCTTCACCTTCTCCATATGGTACACCAACTCGGCGAACAAGACTGTCGTCTGGACTGCGGACCGTGGCCGCCCCGTGCACGCCAGGGGGGCGGCGGTCACGCTGCAGAAGGGCGGCGCCTTGGTTCTCACGGACTACGACGGTGCGGTGGTGTGGCAGGCCGAAGGCGGCGACTCAGCTGGCGTGCAGTATGCTCAGCTCCTGGATACTGGGAACCTTGTCATGAAGAACTCCAGCGGCATTGTTGTGTGGCAGAGCTTCGATTCACCAACAGACACCCTGCTCCCCACCCAGCGCATAACAGCTTCTACGAAGCTGGTCTCCACCACAGGACTGCATGTCCCAGGTCACAACATATTTCATTTCACAGACACATCGATATTGTCCCTTATGTATGACGATGCCGATGTTCATGAAATATATTGGCCAGACCCTGACAATGGAGAGTATGAGAATAACCGGAATCGGTATAACAATACAAGGTTTGGGGGTCTAGATGATACCGGAAACTTCTTTTCGAGTGATTTGCCCAACCAGCAAGCACTCGTTGCCTCCGATCAAGGTCTTGGCATCAAAAGAAGGCTCACTCTGGATCCTGATGGCAATCTCCGGCTCTACAGCTTGAACAGTTCAGATGGGAGATGGTTGGTTTCCTGGATTGCAATGTCTCAGCCCTGCAATATTCATGGCTTCTGTGGTCCAAATGGGATCTGCCACTACTTGCCTGCGCCTACATGCTTGTGCCCACCGGGTTATGCGATGAGCAACCCTGGGAACTGGAGCCAAGGCTGTAGGCCTCTAGTAGACATTAACTGTACTGTCGAGCAAGTGCAACCTGTCAAGTTCTTGCCACTTCCAGGCACCGACTATTGGGGATCCGATCAGATGCATGTTGACCAGGTATCCTTGCAAGCCTGCAAGAACATATGTAGGAGTGATTGCACCTGCAAAGGCTTCATGTACCAGCAAGGATCAGGGTCATGCTATCCAAAGTCTTTCCTTTTCAATGGGAAGGCATTTACACCGCCTAGAAAGGCATATCGCATCATGTATCTCAAGCTCCCCATGAGCGTTAATATTTCAGGCATCTCTGTTGCGCAAACTAATGTGCTTGTTTCAAGAAAGTACCATCCTGATTGTAGACAGATGAGCAAAACGCTGATGGAACCATTTCCGGAGGTTCACAAGGCCAGCCAGGGGGAAGCAAAATGGTTTTACTTCTATGGGTTTGCAGGTGCAATTTTTGTTCTTGAAGTTTTCTCCATTGCATCAGTATGGTGGTTCGTTTTGAGACGGGAGTTGGGAGCGTCAGAAATACAAGCTGTTGAGGAAGGATACAAGGTGCTGACTAGCAATTTCAGAAGATACAGCTACAAAGAGTTGGTGAAGGCAACCAGAAATTTCAAAGATGAGCTTGGAAGAGGAGGCTCAGGGATCGTCTACAAGGGAATCTTAGACGACAGTCGAGAAGTGGCTGTTAAGATGCTGGAAAACGTAAGGCAATGCGAGGAGGAGTTTCAAGCAGAATTGCGCATAATTGGGAGAATTAATCATATGAATCTCGTAAGGATATGGGGGTTTTGCTCTGAAAGCTGCCACAGGATGTTGGTCACAGAGTATATTGAGAATGGATCATTAGCTAACATCCTATCCAACGAAACCATTCTGCTAGAGTGGAGGCAGAGGTTTAATATTGCATTAGGTGTGGCGAAGGGGTTGGCTTATCTTCACCATGAATGTCTTGAGTGGGTAATCCACTGTGATGTGAAGCCGGAGAACATACTCTTGGATCAGAATCTAGAACCCAAGATTGCCGACTTTGGGTTGGCGAAGCTGTTGAACAGAGGTGGCACCAATCAGAATGTGTCACGAGTGCGAGGAACCATAGGCTACATCGCTCCAGAGTGGATCAGCAGTCTTAAGATCACGGCCAAAGTTGACGTGTATAGCTATGGGGTTCTGCTTCTTGAGCTACTGTTGGGAAAACGAGTTCTTGACTTGGCTGTAGGTGCCGATGAAGAGGTGCATAAGGTGCTCAGGAAGCTTGTAGGAACGCTTGCTGATATGTTAGATAGAAAGGAACCCTCTTCAATTGCCGAGGTTGTGGATTGCAGGCTGAACGGACAATTCAACTACACACAGGTAAGAACACTGATCAGGTTGTCAGTCTCATGCTTGGATGAAGACAGAAACAAAAGGCCAACTATGGAATCTATAGTGCAAATGCTACTTTTAGCTGATGATTCTCGCAGCATAAGCTAG